AGCCGTCCGACGGGCCCGGCGTCCGCAGGGGGAAAAATCTGCTTCTCGCAATCAGGGACAAGATGTGGAAACGCCTGTGGATAGGAGTGATCTTAATGATCGTCGGAATGCCGGTCGGCATTTTCGCAGCCGCTGCCTACACTCAGTACTTCTTGACGCCTCACTAGACGCACCAAAATCGTGTCCGGTCTTGGGATGAGGATACGGGAGAGCTGCAATCACCGGTGTCAAAAGTTGGCCCGATGATTAATTCGGTTTGGGAACACCAGGCTCCCTCCAAGCCGACGAGTCCAACCAGTTGTACCGGCGAGGGTGGGAGTACGGGATGTCTATTGTGAAGACCGGCATCATGCGGCAGGTCGCAGCCTTCGCCGTCGCTCCTCTCGTAGCACCCGCATTCATGTTTCTGGTATCCATTGGGAAACCTGCGGAGGGGATCTGGGTTGCGTTGTTTGCTCTGCCGTTTACGACGGGTGCAACCGTTTTCCCCGGGGTCCCGTTGTACTTCCTGTTCCGGAAACTCGGTTGGACGTCTAAATGGGCTTACATGCTCATTGGAGTACTTTGTGGACTGTCAGCGTCTCTGTTTCTTTTTGCGGGTACTGCAATCAAGGCGCTTACGACGCATGAATCGGGCCCATGGATCGGTATGGTCGCTTTTACACTCATTTTTTGCTTCCTGGGCAGCTTGTCAGGACTTGTGTTCTGGCTAGTTGCCCGGACGGATCGACCCTCTTCGACAGGTGAGGCGCAATAACGAGCTATATGATCGCTCGACGACGGGTGCATAAAGAGGTCGGTGCGTTGCGGCGTCTGGATCCGGCGCAGACCTTACCCTGGTAGGGTTGATCGTTGAGAGATTCGGTCCATGCTTTTGAGGCTCTTAATAGTTCCAATCCTAATGGAGGCTCCATGACGACGCCTCGGCTGCCCGTCGATTTCAACAGCGCACACGATGAGCGAACCATCCGGCTCAACACGCGCGGCACGCTGGAAGCTTTGCGCGAGCAAGGCCTCACCCTTCAGGAAGGGATGGAAATCTTCGTGACCGACGATGAACTGTTGGCGCGAGCAAGGATTGGCAGGCGAGATGGAGTATGGGTGGCCGTCATTGAAGCGTGGCTGGAAGGATCACCTTGAACGCTTGACCGACGCGGGCGGTGACGCAACCACATCGCCCAAAACAGCCCCTACCTCGTGACTCTAAAGGATGGAATTCATGAAAGTGGTGATTGAAGGAACGCCTCTCCCTTCACTGACCGATATCATGGATGCGATGGGTATCCAGGTCAGCGACTTTGACTGGTATGTGTCCGAGTTGGAAGGTTGCCCGTGGCCGATAGCGTCCAACAATCGGTGGCTCACAGGGGAGGATATGGCCGCCCTCTATTCTTCGCACGAGCCGACCTTCTCATGGGGCATCTTTGACGCGGTGGCTCGGGGCGAGCGACCCGCAATCGCGGCATCGCCTTTTGCCGATGGGAATGAAGCGATATGGGCCCCAACGTCATATGCTCCGCAGGTGCCCGGGGCGAAGTTCGAGGTAGTGTTTTGGGACAGTTCTGCTGTTGTTGTAACCGGGCTGTCGGACGCGCAGGGCAAGGCGCTTCATATGGCGTTCCCGCGGCGATCAGGGGCAAAATGTGGAAACGCCTGTGGATAGGAGTGGTCTTAATGATCGTCGGAATGCCGGTCGGAATTCTCGCAGCCGCTGCCTACACTGATTACTTCTTGGCGTCTCAGTGAGACACTTATGAATCGCGATATTATGGAAGGCTATCATGATGTCGAACTAACAGGTGTCGAAAAGGTTGACCCGGGTGGCGTCGTCCTTTCTTTCGCTTTCCCACAAGGAGAAAGAAGAAAACTGCAACTCCACGAGTGCGAATTTCTCAGGATGAGTGACTTCGTTTCGCAGAACGTGGTCTCCAGGATGATGGTCATCACGGGGAAGAATATCAGCAGGTCATTCGTGGAAGATCGGTTGGCGTGGGCAACCAGCTTGTCCGACTCAAGTTCGTTCCTGGCGGAGGAACGCATGGTTACCATTGTCGGACAGATTATGGCTGGCCGGCGATCATTGTTGGTACTCGAACCCAGTTGGGGGGGGGGGCTGAGCTTGTCGCTTTGATTGCCAGCGTGTCCGAGTTGGTGGGTTGATTGGTTGCATTGGTATCCCGTTATTTCGTTCTTCGTCACCGGCGAGCGGCAGCCGACGGATACTCCACTCATTCAGCGATGCTGTAGGGGGCGGGCCCCGTGGAGTGGAGGGTTCCACGCCTTCCGGAGGTCTTTCACTGCCGTTCAGTGGAGGATTCAGGATGTTGGTAATGACGCAAGCTAGACGCCGTCAGATCAAAGCGCTCGCGATAGCTCCGTTGGTGCCATCCTCTTTGCTCATGCTCATTGCGTTGATGGGTAGACCCGCGGAGGGCCTCTGGGTTTGCATGTTCACGCTCACACTGAGCTACGCAACGCTCGTTTTCCCAGGAATTCCCTTGTACCTGTTTGTCCTTAAGATGAAGTGGCGATCCGCTTGGGCCTACGCCGCCATTGGAATTTTTTGTAGCTTTGCGGCTTCTGTGATTGTGTGGTGGGGAACTTTCGCAGACAAAATGGCGGAACGTACCTTGTTGGTGTGGAAGCCGTTCATCGCGTTTTCTGTCGTCGCCGCGGTCCTGGGATTCGCCACGGGTCTACTTTTTTGGGGAATCGCGCGCCCCGACCGCGACACGGTAGAGGTCGAACAGCCTCCGCGGGATAAGCATCCTTGATGTCTCAGCTTCCCATGGAATTTGGGGGGGGGAGTCCCGTTCGTACGACGAAACTGATGGTTTCACAATGCCAGGCGAAGACCCTTCCTGGTAGTCGAGTGACCCTCGACTTCGTCACTTCCCAGATCGTGGGCGTCAACCCCGTATGCCTCGGATGCACAAAAGACGGCGTGTCGTGCCTTTGCGTGATTTTACTGATGCGCGATGGTGGTCTTCCTGGTTTGAAAACACATATTCAACCCGGCTGATCTACATCATTGCCCATGTAGCGGCGATGGCGTCAGAGGTGCTTGCCCTCGATCGCTATGGCATCCTGACGACCTGGTCCTCAGGGTGAATATGATGAAGGCATGCGTCCTTGTCCTCGGCCTTTGTATGGCAATTAGCGGTCCGGCACGGTCGACCGATCTGGAGGACGCCCTCAACGCCCAGCTCAAGGCGAACGCTTTAGGTCACGGCATTCCGGCTCAGGCGGTGCGCGTTCGTCACAACGACCAGCTCATCTACGAGGGGATGACGGGGACGACGGCACTGGGGGGTGGAAAGCCCATCACTCGAAGCACGCCTTTTCCCATCTATTCGGTGAGCAAGTTATTCACCAATACGTTGGTCCTTCAGCTCGCCCAAGAGGGCAAGATTGATCTGAGTGCCCCTGCTTCGCGTTACGTCCCGAACCTGCCCACGGCGTGGCGCGCCATCCGAATAGATCAGTTCATGAATCACGTGTCGGGTCTGCCCGATTTCTTCGATTCGCAGCATATGGACCGCCCCTTTCCTCCCTCACTCGAAGCGGCATGGGACGCCGCGAGCCGGCAGCCAGTCACTTCCGCCCCCAACGTGCAGACGCGCTATTCGGGAACGAACTACTTGGTGTTGGAGGCGGTACTGGAAAACGTGACGCACGAGCGATACCGGGCCCTTGTGGAAGAGCGAATCATTCGCCCCTTGGGCCTGCATCACACGTCGTTGGAGCCTTCGCACCCGCCCGGCGGCATGGTGAGCAGCTATCGCGCGGAAAATGGGCGCGCCATCCTCGATCCGCAGGTCAACTGGCCCGATTACGCCATCGCCCAGGGCTGTATCGTCTCCACGTTGGAAGACTTGGAGACCTTCATCTCGGCCGTTGCCGATGGGAAGCTCGTTCCACGCGACGCCCTGGTCAAGTACTGGCATCCGTATGTTTTTCCCAATGGCAATTCAGGTGGTTTTGCATCCGGTTGGGAATACGGTGAAGCCGGCCGATGGCATGAGCTCGGGCACGACGGAGGCACGAAAGTACGCGTCCGCATCCTCTACGGTGCGAATCTGGACGATCACTATGTCATCGTCTACCTGACCAACGGCAATCGCGACGATGTGTGGTCACGCACGCTAGTGGACTCCGTGCAGGCGATCGCCGTGCCTCGCTGACTGCATTTTTTCCAAGCAATTGACGATCAGAAGAACCTTGTGAGTATCGTGGATGAGCTGGTTCCGACCGTTGGCGCGGACATCGATCTGGTTCGTATCCGTGACGGCCTAGGGGGATGTCTTTGCCTACCGTCGGCCGGTGGATTTTGTTTTCGTCACGGAAAGTGAGCTGCATGCAACCGCCGTGGCGGGATTCATGCGCTGCATCGCAGCTTTGTTCATGATCACCCGACCACTTTCCCAGCTTTCCCGACGAATCGGGTGATTTCTTGCGGCGCTTTGAAAGTCCGATGAAAGGAGGCTGGACAAGAGTGCTTGCGCGTATTTGACGGGCCCGGTCGGTGCGCAGAAACGCTTGTTCAAGTTCAGGATGGAGGCGTCGCCGTGACGCAAGCCCAATACTCAATCATTCACGTCATTGCAGCCGTGGTTCTCTGTGTATCCGGGCTTATCGCCACGCGGCTCTATTACAAATACCTGAAGGTCTATGGCCGAGACGTTTCCGCCATCGAACAGGTAAGACGATTGATGGCGGAGGGTAAGCGCGATGGGTACGTCGCACTGGTGTGCAATGTGATCGGCATCCTTTCTGGTGTCGTACTTCTGATTCTCACCTTTTTACGACGATAGGGTATCCCGGGAGGGTTCCTTCCCTCACGTTGCCCCTGCGAAGGCAGGGGGCTGGCGTCGTTTGCCCGGTGCTGGGGTGAGGCGAAAGACGCTGGATTCCAGCCTTCGCAGGAATGACGGGCCGGTGGGCGCTGTCTTACCGACCGGGCGAACCATGCACGCGAAGGACATTGGCTCCAAAGGCGGGCTCGACCGTACGCACGAGGCGCCGGCTCTTCGGCGCGATGCGGACGATGGCGATTTCCAAAGAGCCAGTTCCGACCTCGAGTGAGAGAAGATGGCCGCCGTGACAGGCAAACGTGCTGTCGCAGGCAACGCCATGCGCGTGTATCGACGGCGCGTCGTCCTTCCACGCCAGGGAGCCCGTCATGTTGGCCAATTCGCAGCGGGTGAACGTGCGCGGGTCGTACTCGCGCCGGTCGAAATCGAAGAAACCGAAGGTCACGGTCTTGACGAAGCCGAAGCCCGTGAACGTCGCCTCGCCGATATCTTCCGTCTCCATCAGCCGGTTGAGATGATCGAAGACGACGTCGTCCTGCTCGAGCACCATGAGGAACCCGTCCTTGGTCGGGATGTAGCGCGACGTGTCCGGCATGGTTCACCTCATCAAAAAGGGCGTCATGGCGTCGATGCGACGTAGGGCGTCCCATTGTCCATGCCGTGGATAAACAGGGCGTCACGAAGGGGTGGCCTGACCGGGCCCGTCAGCCCCTATACCCGTCCGTCGATCGGCCCGATTCGTCTCTTTCTGACAATGAACGCGACCCCGGATCGCGCTACGCTAGGCGCGTCCGCGCGACAGCCACTCGGGTATCCGCCCGACAGCCAGGGGTCCAGCCATGTACACGTTGCATATCAACGGCGATAGCCATCCGGCCGACGTGCCGCCCGACATGCCCCTGCTCTGGGTGCTCCGCGACGTCATCGGACTGACCGGCACCAAGTTCGGCTGTGGCATTGCCCAGTGCGGGGCCTGCACGGTGCATCTCGACGGCCAGCCGGTTCGATCCTGCCAGTTGCGGGTCGCCGACGTCGGTGACCGTGCCATCACCACCATCGAAGGCATCGGCCAGACCCCGGAGGGGGCGAAGGTGCAGCAGGCCTGGCTGGCCGTCGACGTGGTCCAGTGCGGCTACTGCCAGTCGGGGCAGATCATGTCGGCGGCGGCGCTCATCAAGCGCCAGCCGAACCCGACCGACCGCGACATCGACACGGCCATGGCCGGTAACGTGTGCCGGTGCGGCACCTACGTGCGCATCCGCGAGGCCATCAAGCAGGCGGCGACCGGACGCCCGTTCGGCCTGCAGGTCGTCGTCGACGGGAGCACGCCATGAACGGACGGCCGGACCTCGACGTCATCGACCCGAACCGTCGGCGAGCCCTGAAGCTCACCGGGGGCGGCCTCGCGGTGGCTTTCCTCTGGACGGCGGGCCTGGGGCCGGCGGTCGCCCAGATGAGCCCGCGTCGCCAGCCGGGCGATGAGGCGGCGGCCGCCGCGGACGGCAAGCCGCCGTTTGCGCCGAATGCCTTCATCCGCATCGATGCCGACGGCACGATCCGCCTCGTCATGCCGACCGTGGAAATGGGGCAGGCGATCTATACGGGCATCTGCATGATGCTCGCCGAGGAGCTCGGCGTGGGTCTCGACCAGATCCGGGTCGAGCATTCCATACCGAGCGACGAACTCTACGGCCAGGCCCTCCTCGGCGGCACGCAGATCACCGGCGGCTCGACGAGTACCCGGGGGCAGTGGCAGTCCCTGCGTGAGGCCGGCGCGGTGGCCCGCGACATGCTCGTCGCCGCCGCCGCCGCGCGATGGAAAGTCGACCCGGCCACCTGCACGGTCGCCCGTGCGGTCATCACGCACGGTCCCACCGGGCGCACGCTCGCGTTCGGCGCCGTGGCGGCGGCCGCGGCGGACATGCCACAGCCGACCCAGGTCAAGCTCAAGGACCCGAAGGACTTCACCGTCATCGGCAAGCCGCTTCGCCGTGTCGATTCGCCCGACAAGGTCAACGGGACCACCCAGTTCGGCATCGACGTAAAGGTGCCGGGCATGAAATTCGCCGCCGTTCGCACCTCGCCCGAACTCGCCGGCACGCTCGGCGCGGTCGATGACACGAAGGCCCGGGCCATGGCGGGTGTCATCGATGTCCTGCGGCTCGACAACGCCGTCGCGGTCGTCGGCGAAAACTTCTGGATCGCCTCCCGCGGACTGGAAGCGCTCGACATCGAGTGGCGCCACGGCGTCAACGAACACCTCGACAACGAAACACTGCTCAACGGCCTGAAGGAAAGCTCGCGCACCGGCCCCGCCCTGGTCGGCCGGAAGCCCAAGGGGGAGGGCGCGGCCGCCGGTACACCGGTGGAGATGACCTTCGTCTCCCCGATGCTCGCGCATGCGCCCATGGAGCCCCTCAACGCCACCGTGCACGTCACCCCGGGCCGGTGCGACATCTGGACCGGCACGCAGGTCCCGACGCGGGCCCAGGCGGAGGCGGCGCGCATCTGCAAGATCCCGGTCGATGCCGTCGGCGTCCACAACCAGTACCTCGGCGGCGGCTTCGGCCGGCGCCTTGAAACCGACCAGGTCGAACAGGCGGTGGCCTTCGCTCGCCAGGTCGGCTATCCGCTCAAGGTCATCTGGAGCCGCGAGGAAGATATTCGCCACGACCGGGTGCGGCCGCTTTACTTCGATCGCATCTCGGCAACGCTGGGGGCGGACGGCAGGCCGACATCCTGGAAACACCGGATCACCAGCGGAACGGTGCTCGGCCGTTGGGCACCCGGTGCCATGGGCAAGGACGGCATGGATTCCGACGCCATCGAATCGGCGGCGGACCTGCCCTACGAGATGGACAATGTCCTCGTCGAATGGGTACGCCACGACATGCCCCCGGGTCTCGTCACCGGCTGGTGGCGCGGCGTGGGTCCGACGCACAACCTCTTCGTCGTCGAGTCCTTCGTCGACCAGCTCGCCCACGCCGCCGGGAAGGAGCCGCTCGCCTACCGTCGCTCCCTGATGAAACCCGGCTCCCGTGCACTCGGCGTCCTCGATCTCGCGGCCGAAAAGGCGGGGTGGGGCAAACCGTTGCCTCCACGGGTAGGACGCGGCGTCGCCGTCGGTTCCCCGTTCGGCAGCCACGTCTGCGCCATCGTCGAAGTCGAGGTCTCCCCGCAAGGCCAGGTGCATCTCCGGCATGCGGTGGTCGCCGTCGACGTCGGCATCGTCATCAACCCCAGTTCCGTGGAGGCCCAGGTGCAGGGTGGATTGCTCTTCGGACTCAGCGCAGCCCTCTTCAACGGCATCACCCTCAAGGACGGCATGATCGAGCAGAGCAACTTCCACGACTACCGGACGTTGCGCATCGACGAAACCCCGACCCTCGACGTCCATGTCGTCAAGAGCGGCGAATCGCCCGGTGGCCTGGGCGAAGTCGGCACCGCCATCGCCGCGCCGGCGCTCGCCAATGCCATCTTTGCCGCGACCGGTATCCGCCTGACCGAGCTGCCGGTCAGCCGGACGCCGCTCAACGCGTCGAAGGATGTATTGAACGACGTCACTGACGGCGTTCGCCCTGCGGGAGACCGCGCATGAAACGCCTCCTCGCCGTCGTCGCGATCCTGCTCGTCATCGGTGCGGGCCTTTACCTCTATCTCAATCGCATCGACCCCGACCCGGGCACCGCGCCCGTGCTCGCCGGCGCACCCGCCGGCATGAACCCGGTACAGCGTGGCGAGTACCTCGCCCGCATGGCCGACTGCATCGCGTGCCACACGGTGCCCGACACAGGAAAGCCCTACGCCGGCGGGCTTCCGTTCAAGCTGCCGTTCGGAACGATCTATTCGTCGAACATCACGGCCGACGTGGAGACCGGCATCGGCAGCTGGACCGACGACGAGTTCGTCCATGCCGTGCGCGACGGCATCCGCAAGGACGGCAAGCACCTTTATCCCGCCTTCCCATACACCGCCTACACCGCGCTCAGCCGCGACGACGTGCTGGCCATCAAGGCCTATCTGTTCACCCTGCCCAAGGTCCGGCAGCCCGAGCGCCCCAACGACCTCGGCTTTCCGTTCAACCAGCGCTGGGCGATGGGCTTCTGGAACGCGGTGTTCTTCAAGAACGAACGCTTCCAGGCCGACCCGTCGCGTTCCGCGCAATGGAACGCGGGGGCGTACATCGCCGGTCCGCTGGGCCACTGCGCCGAATGCCACACGCCGCGAAACATCGGTTTCGGCCTCAAACACGGTGAATCGCTTGCCGGGGCCGAGCTGCAAGGGTGGCGCGCCTGGAACATCACGTCCGACCCGGTGCATGGCATCGGTGGATGGAGCGAAGAAGCGCTGACCGCTTACCTGCGCACGGGTCACGCCGAAGGCCACGCCTCGGCGATGGGCCCGATGGGCGAAGCGGTCTCCCACAGCCTGCAGTACCTCACCCCCGCGGATGCGGCGGCGCTCGTGACGTGGCTGCGCACCGTGCCCGCGCGCACGGGCGACGACCCGGTCACGGTCGACCCCCAGCCGGCGGGCGTGCGCACATCGACCGCCTTTGCCCCAGGCGATGACGACGAGGCACGGTATGCCGATGGCAGGCGACTGTTCGAGGGGGCATGTGCGAGCTGCCACCAGTGGAACGGTGTCGGACAGCAAACGCGTTACGCCAGCCTGGCCGGTACCCGGGGCGTCAACGATCCCTCGGGGTTGAACGTCACCCAGGCCATCCTGCAGGGCGTGAAGCTGCACATCGGCGAGACGGAGGTGTACATGCCCTCGTTCGCCCACGCCTACAGCGATCCGGAAATCGCGGCGCTCGCCAATTACGTCATCCACCATTTCGGTGGCAAGGAAGGCACCGTCACGGCCGCGGACGTCGCCAAACGACGGGACATGTGACGTCGCCTCCAACTTGTTCCTCGTCGGTGCCCAACTGACGCGCCGTGTCCTCGATGTAGGCCTCGAGCGACATGGCGCGCGGGTCACCGTCCTTGTGGGCGAGTTTCGGTCGGGATGATGATTTCTCGCCGCATGGCTCGATGAATGGATTGCGCGGTTTTTTCGGCCACGCCGGCCTGTTCCGCAACGGCTGGCCAGTTTTCGACCTGCGTATGAATCTCGCGAATAATATCGTCGGCTTTTTTGCGCTTGAGGTCACAGAAAACGCCGAACTGGATAAGGTCGGATAGCTCGAAATGATCGCGCTTGCCGTTCAGGCTCATCTGGTGTTGATGAGTCCAGCTGCCACCCGGATTGTAGGCATAGCTGACGTCGAACGCCGGTGACAGCCGCCACTCGCCCTTTCGATCCATGAGGAAGGCGATGTTCTTGACGTGGTCGTCCTGGTTTCGGACGAGAATATTGAAAACCGCGCGACGAAACTGCTGCTCGATGTCATAAGCGGGCAGACCGAGGAGCCGGATCGTCTCGACCGCCTGTTCGTAGGAATAGGCTCCGGCCGCGTTGAAATCATAGTGGCGCAAAGCAGCGAGCGACTGCATGTGGAGCTTCTGGCCGCTGGCGTTGCGATCGAAGCGTCGCGTCATGAAATGCGATCGGCCGCCTTCGTGATGAACGCGGCATTCGGTCATGTCGATGCCGGCGGCGCGGGCCAAGAGAAAGAAGCCATACTCGATAAGGCCAAAGCCTTGCGGATCGGCGAGCTCCTTATCACGATTGTTGGAGATGCCGTCGAATTTCATGAGCCAATAGGTGAAGCCTTCACCGGCTTTGACTTGACCGGATCGGAATTCGCCTGTCTTCTCGTTCCATGCAAGGATAGCCTTGGCACGCGCACCACCCGCAGACGTGCCGACGCGCAGGATCTCCTGCAAGGTTTCGTGGTCGTCCTCGCCCTTGAGGACACCCGCGAGGTTCGCGCGATTGTTGAGGACCTCGTTGGCGAGTTTGGTCAGCTCATCAATTTCAAGGCGATGGGATTTGCGCGGCTCTCTGAGGATCGTGGGATGAAACTCGAGCGCGCCCATGCCGCGTGTACCGATATAGCAAAGGCGCTCTACCGGGTTGAAGCTGCCGGCTGAGCGCCCCTGCGTCGCGAGCCATGTATCGATCAGGGCGTTGCCGAATTTGTCGGGGAGAGAGTCGGCGAGCATACCGGGCAGCCCCTTGAAGGCATCACTCGGCAGACCGGGGAAATCGTATGGGGTCGGCCGCAGCGGCATCATGATCGGCGCCAGTTCGATGGTGCTTTCGACGAACTCAGGCATGTATTGAAATA
This window of the Luteibacter aegosomatis genome carries:
- a CDS encoding serine hydrolase domain-containing protein, whose amino-acid sequence is MMKACVLVLGLCMAISGPARSTDLEDALNAQLKANALGHGIPAQAVRVRHNDQLIYEGMTGTTALGGGKPITRSTPFPIYSVSKLFTNTLVLQLAQEGKIDLSAPASRYVPNLPTAWRAIRIDQFMNHVSGLPDFFDSQHMDRPFPPSLEAAWDAASRQPVTSAPNVQTRYSGTNYLVLEAVLENVTHERYRALVEERIIRPLGLHHTSLEPSHPPGGMVSSYRAENGRAILDPQVNWPDYAIAQGCIVSTLEDLETFISAVADGKLVPRDALVKYWHPYVFPNGNSGGFASGWEYGEAGRWHELGHDGGTKVRVRILYGANLDDHYVIVYLTNGNRDDVWSRTLVDSVQAIAVPR
- a CDS encoding PPC domain-containing DNA-binding protein is translated as MVLEQDDVVFDHLNRLMETEDIGEATFTGFGFVKTVTFGFFDFDRREYDPRTFTRCELANMTGSLAWKDDAPSIHAHGVACDSTFACHGGHLLSLEVGTGSLEIAIVRIAPKSRRLVRTVEPAFGANVLRVHGSPGR
- a CDS encoding (2Fe-2S)-binding protein; translated protein: MYTLHINGDSHPADVPPDMPLLWVLRDVIGLTGTKFGCGIAQCGACTVHLDGQPVRSCQLRVADVGDRAITTIEGIGQTPEGAKVQQAWLAVDVVQCGYCQSGQIMSAAALIKRQPNPTDRDIDTAMAGNVCRCGTYVRIREAIKQAATGRPFGLQVVVDGSTP
- a CDS encoding xanthine dehydrogenase family protein molybdopterin-binding subunit; translation: MNGRPDLDVIDPNRRRALKLTGGGLAVAFLWTAGLGPAVAQMSPRRQPGDEAAAAADGKPPFAPNAFIRIDADGTIRLVMPTVEMGQAIYTGICMMLAEELGVGLDQIRVEHSIPSDELYGQALLGGTQITGGSTSTRGQWQSLREAGAVARDMLVAAAAARWKVDPATCTVARAVITHGPTGRTLAFGAVAAAAADMPQPTQVKLKDPKDFTVIGKPLRRVDSPDKVNGTTQFGIDVKVPGMKFAAVRTSPELAGTLGAVDDTKARAMAGVIDVLRLDNAVAVVGENFWIASRGLEALDIEWRHGVNEHLDNETLLNGLKESSRTGPALVGRKPKGEGAAAGTPVEMTFVSPMLAHAPMEPLNATVHVTPGRCDIWTGTQVPTRAQAEAARICKIPVDAVGVHNQYLGGGFGRRLETDQVEQAVAFARQVGYPLKVIWSREEDIRHDRVRPLYFDRISATLGADGRPTSWKHRITSGTVLGRWAPGAMGKDGMDSDAIESAADLPYEMDNVLVEWVRHDMPPGLVTGWWRGVGPTHNLFVVESFVDQLAHAAGKEPLAYRRSLMKPGSRALGVLDLAAEKAGWGKPLPPRVGRGVAVGSPFGSHVCAIVEVEVSPQGQVHLRHAVVAVDVGIVINPSSVEAQVQGGLLFGLSAALFNGITLKDGMIEQSNFHDYRTLRIDETPTLDVHVVKSGESPGGLGEVGTAIAAPALANAIFAATGIRLTELPVSRTPLNASKDVLNDVTDGVRPAGDRA
- a CDS encoding c-type cytochrome, which translates into the protein MKRLLAVVAILLVIGAGLYLYLNRIDPDPGTAPVLAGAPAGMNPVQRGEYLARMADCIACHTVPDTGKPYAGGLPFKLPFGTIYSSNITADVETGIGSWTDDEFVHAVRDGIRKDGKHLYPAFPYTAYTALSRDDVLAIKAYLFTLPKVRQPERPNDLGFPFNQRWAMGFWNAVFFKNERFQADPSRSAQWNAGAYIAGPLGHCAECHTPRNIGFGLKHGESLAGAELQGWRAWNITSDPVHGIGGWSEEALTAYLRTGHAEGHASAMGPMGEAVSHSLQYLTPADAAALVTWLRTVPARTGDDPVTVDPQPAGVRTSTAFAPGDDDEARYADGRRLFEGACASCHQWNGVGQQTRYASLAGTRGVNDPSGLNVTQAILQGVKLHIGETEVYMPSFAHAYSDPEIAALANYVIHHFGGKEGTVTAADVAKRRDM
- a CDS encoding type II toxin-antitoxin system HipA family toxin; protein product: MTDATVRLWGRDIGAVSWLDDRAIGVFQYMPEFVESTIELAPIMMPLRPTPYDFPGLPSDAFKGLPGMLADSLPDKFGNALIDTWLATQGRSAGSFNPVERLCYIGTRGMGALEFHPTILREPRKSHRLEIDELTKLANEVLNNRANLAGVLKGEDDHETLQEILRVGTSAGGARAKAILAWNEKTGEFRSGQVKAGEGFTYWLMKFDGISNNRDKELADPQGFGLIEYGFFLLARAAGIDMTECRVHHEGGRSHFMTRRFDRNASGQKLHMQSLAALRHYDFNAAGAYSYEQAVETIRLLGLPAYDIEQQFRRAVFNILVRNQDDHVKNIAFLMDRKGEWRLSPAFDVSYAYNPGGSWTHQHQMSLNGKRDHFELSDLIQFGVFCDLKRKKADDIIREIHTQVENWPAVAEQAGVAEKTAQSIHRAMRREIIIPTETRPQGR